From the Maioricimonas rarisocia genome, one window contains:
- a CDS encoding FHA domain-containing protein, translating to MESTDKLGELVPCGGGDPIPLLQPKLVVGRRADCDIVLEFPNVSGHHCQFELTNGYWFVRDLQSRNGVKVNGERYDTKWLQPHDEIAIAKHRFEIVYEPDTDAPPPEDDDPFAVGLLEKAGLARRRERARQLPPAARPLPSAEEKSFSEEEDQAMQWLTDGD from the coding sequence ATGGAGTCAACCGACAAACTTGGTGAACTTGTCCCTTGTGGAGGCGGTGATCCGATCCCGCTGCTGCAGCCGAAACTCGTCGTCGGGCGTCGAGCTGACTGCGATATCGTCCTCGAATTCCCGAACGTTTCCGGCCATCACTGCCAGTTCGAACTGACGAACGGCTACTGGTTCGTCCGCGACCTGCAGAGCCGCAACGGCGTCAAGGTGAACGGCGAACGTTACGACACGAAGTGGCTGCAGCCGCACGACGAGATCGCCATCGCCAAACACCGCTTCGAAATCGTGTACGAGCCGGACACCGACGCACCACCTCCCGAGGATGACGATCCCTTCGCCGTCGGTCTGCTCGAAAAAGCCGGTCTGGCCCGTCGCCGCGAACGGGCCCGCCAGCTTCCGCCCGCCGCACGTCCACTTCCCAGCGCCGAAGAAAAGAGCTTCTCGGAAGAAGAAGACCAGGCAATGCAGTGGTTGACGGACGGCGACTGA
- the rsgA gene encoding ribosome small subunit-dependent GTPase A, whose protein sequence is MAGKRKKKIRVAFRKNRQKRTRSGDLTRQIRNDLDELDQIESGERISGKGELTRHRTIIADADEDGTAVLRQVDEAACLRGRVRSAIGANNCQVETPDGSLYHCTVRRVLRTLLRQARSPVVAGDLVLFQPEGDSKGVIERVEPRHGTLSRVSRGLEHVIAANSDQALIVGSAAEPQLKPSLIDRFLVSAGKGGLHVIICINKVDLTDATALQPIAGMYGRLGYDVVMTSATEGHGVDHLRRLLHGRQTLVAGQSGVGKSSLLNAVQPGLGRAISGVSRDSGKGRHTTRVTELIPLTEGGSVIDTPGIRQFELWDVIAEEVEAWFVEFRPFVALCRFPDCSHTHEADCAVKQAVVEGRIASHRFESYVRIMSGDS, encoded by the coding sequence GTGGCGGGCAAACGCAAGAAAAAGATCCGCGTTGCCTTCCGTAAGAACCGTCAGAAACGGACCCGATCGGGCGACCTGACCCGGCAGATCCGCAACGACCTCGACGAACTGGACCAGATCGAGTCGGGCGAGCGGATCTCGGGCAAGGGAGAACTGACCCGGCACCGAACGATCATCGCCGACGCCGACGAAGACGGCACCGCGGTGCTGCGTCAGGTCGACGAAGCCGCCTGCCTCCGCGGACGGGTCCGCTCCGCCATCGGCGCCAACAACTGCCAGGTCGAAACGCCCGACGGCAGCCTCTACCACTGCACGGTTCGCAGAGTTCTCCGGACGCTTCTGCGACAGGCCCGCAGCCCGGTCGTGGCCGGCGACCTCGTCCTGTTCCAGCCGGAAGGGGACTCGAAAGGGGTCATCGAGCGGGTCGAACCGCGTCACGGCACACTCTCCCGCGTCAGCCGGGGCCTCGAGCACGTCATCGCCGCCAACTCCGACCAGGCGCTGATCGTCGGCTCGGCCGCCGAGCCACAGCTGAAGCCCAGCCTCATCGACCGCTTTCTGGTCAGTGCCGGCAAAGGGGGCCTGCACGTCATCATCTGCATCAACAAGGTCGATCTGACCGATGCCACTGCACTCCAGCCGATCGCGGGGATGTATGGGCGCCTCGGCTACGACGTGGTGATGACAAGTGCAACGGAAGGGCACGGCGTCGATCATCTGCGGCGGCTGCTGCATGGTCGGCAGACGCTCGTTGCCGGACAGAGCGGCGTCGGTAAGTCGTCGCTGCTCAATGCCGTCCAGCCGGGACTGGGCCGTGCCATCAGCGGCGTCAGCCGCGATTCGGGAAAGGGCCGCCATACGACGCGCGTGACGGAACTGATCCCGCTGACCGAAGGCGGCTCGGTCATCGACACGCCGGGTATCCGGCAGTTCGAACTGTGGGACGTCATCGCTGAAGAGGTGGAAGCCTGGTTCGTCGAGTTTCGCCCCTTTGTCGCTTTGTGCCGGTTTCCCGACTGCTCACACACACACGAAGCGGACTGTGCGGTCAAGCAGGCCGTGGTCGAGGGGCGCATCGCCTCCCACCGCTTCGAAAGCTACGTGCGGATCATGTCGGGCGACTCGTAG
- a CDS encoding ankyrin repeat domain-containing protein, producing MADERPLSQTCCERHPDPETQRRVIRTLVKDGADVNETDKNGVTPLHHAVRFRSPTAVATLLELGADVNRVCRRSGSTPLHRAVTFTGAPETSGRQTERIEIVRILLDAGADPAIANQRGKTPVDYEKDPEVQQLLRTHAGR from the coding sequence ATGGCCGACGAACGTCCGCTGTCGCAGACCTGCTGCGAACGGCACCCGGATCCCGAAACGCAGCGCCGGGTGATTCGCACGTTGGTCAAGGATGGGGCCGACGTGAACGAAACCGACAAGAACGGCGTCACACCGCTGCATCATGCCGTCCGTTTCCGAAGCCCGACGGCTGTTGCGACGCTGCTCGAACTCGGTGCCGACGTGAATCGTGTCTGCAGGCGATCCGGGTCGACACCACTGCATCGGGCCGTCACGTTTACCGGTGCTCCGGAGACGTCCGGTCGCCAGACGGAACGAATCGAGATCGTCCGGATTCTGCTCGACGCCGGAGCGGATCCGGCGATTGCGAATCAGCGGGGGAAGACGCCGGTCGACTACGAAAAGGATCCGGAGGTGCAGCAACTGCTGCGAACGCACGCGGGGCGCTGA
- a CDS encoding ThuA domain-containing protein: MPARSLALPAAFLLLALVSLRPAWAEHEWVVYDGFDGPGNGKHIVLVSGDDEYRSEEALPQLGKILAVHHGFKCTVLFAIDPKTGEVKPDHQTNIPGLEALETADLMVLFTRFRNLPDEQMKYIDEYVSAGKPIIAMRTSTHAFNIPDDATYAKYSWRSKEWQGGFGKQILGETWVNHHGHHGKESTRGIIADGMESHPILTGIESGSIWGPTDVYGVRLPLPEGSKPLVLGQVLEGMNPDDEPVEGKKNDPMMPIAWVKPYTTPSGKVGTTFTTTMGASQDLENESLRRMLVNACYWALGMTEQIPEKANVDIVGEYEPTRFGFGTYQKGMRPEDHLLEQGSDN; the protein is encoded by the coding sequence ATGCCCGCCCGGTCCCTCGCGCTGCCCGCTGCCTTCCTCCTGCTCGCTCTGGTCAGCCTGCGGCCTGCCTGGGCCGAACACGAATGGGTTGTTTATGACGGCTTCGACGGTCCGGGGAATGGCAAGCACATCGTGCTCGTCAGTGGTGACGACGAGTACCGCTCCGAAGAGGCCCTGCCGCAGCTCGGCAAGATTCTCGCCGTACATCACGGATTCAAATGCACCGTGCTGTTTGCGATCGACCCGAAGACGGGCGAAGTGAAGCCCGACCATCAGACCAACATCCCCGGACTCGAAGCGCTCGAGACTGCCGACCTGATGGTGCTGTTCACGCGATTCCGCAATCTGCCCGACGAGCAGATGAAGTACATCGACGAGTACGTCAGCGCCGGCAAGCCGATCATCGCCATGCGGACCTCGACGCACGCCTTCAACATCCCCGACGACGCCACCTACGCGAAGTACTCCTGGCGCAGCAAGGAATGGCAGGGAGGCTTCGGCAAGCAGATCCTGGGTGAGACGTGGGTCAATCACCACGGGCATCACGGCAAGGAGAGTACCCGCGGGATTATCGCGGACGGTATGGAATCGCATCCCATCCTGACTGGTATCGAGAGCGGCTCGATCTGGGGCCCGACCGACGTCTACGGCGTCCGCCTGCCACTGCCCGAAGGGAGCAAACCGCTCGTCCTCGGCCAGGTGCTCGAAGGCATGAACCCCGATGACGAGCCGGTCGAAGGGAAGAAGAACGACCCGATGATGCCGATCGCATGGGTCAAGCCGTATACAACGCCCTCCGGCAAGGTCGGCACCACATTCACCACGACGATGGGAGCCTCGCAGGACCTGGAGAACGAATCGCTGCGGCGGATGCTGGTCAACGCCTGCTACTGGGCTCTGGGGATGACCGAGCAGATTCCCGAGAAGGCCAACGTCGACATCGTCGGTGAATACGAGCCGACCCGATTCGGATTCGGCACGTACCAGAAGGGAATGCGTCCGGAGGATCACCTGCTCGAGCAGGGTTCCGACAACTGA
- a CDS encoding DUF1501 domain-containing protein — MALLPSSLNALQTSRRPILQAGALGLLGLGLPTLWNGRARAENAGGGKAKRCIFLFMWGGPSQLDTFDMKPQAPSEVRGPFQPVATSVPGLQICEHFGHMASRMDRVALVRSLTHDDPAHLSSAHTILTGHLPPTNKSDAAPPSDRDTPHIGSVLSKLRPSQTALPPFVTMPWLALHPAAPGGRAPGQHGGFLGHSYDPFLIEGDPSRDDWSVPALSLADGISSERLLRRKSLLAEIDEQRRRLEQSALGRVVDEQQETAFGLLTSPDVRRAFDIAEEPDDVRERYGKNIHGQCVLMARRLIEHGVQLVSINWHNDGRNFWDTHGNNFNRLKDDLIPPSDRALAALLDDLEVRGLLEDTLVVWVGEFGRSPNINKSTGREHHPYCYSGLLAGGGIRGGAVYGESDATARYPATNPVTPHDFNATIMHALGIDPHATLPDRTGRPRPLYGGTPLETLFG; from the coding sequence ATGGCGCTCCTTCCCTCCTCGCTGAACGCGCTGCAAACGTCGCGACGACCGATTCTGCAGGCCGGAGCCCTCGGTCTGCTCGGTCTTGGACTTCCCACACTGTGGAACGGCCGTGCCCGGGCTGAGAATGCCGGCGGGGGAAAAGCCAAGCGGTGCATCTTCCTGTTCATGTGGGGCGGGCCGAGCCAGCTCGACACGTTCGACATGAAGCCCCAGGCTCCCAGCGAGGTTCGCGGCCCGTTCCAGCCGGTGGCCACGAGCGTCCCGGGGTTGCAGATCTGCGAGCACTTCGGCCACATGGCTTCGCGGATGGATCGCGTTGCACTGGTTCGCAGCCTGACGCACGACGACCCGGCGCACCTGTCGAGTGCCCATACGATCCTCACGGGCCATCTGCCGCCGACGAACAAGAGTGACGCGGCCCCACCCAGCGACCGGGACACTCCGCACATCGGATCGGTCCTGTCGAAGCTCCGTCCGTCGCAGACCGCGTTGCCGCCATTCGTGACGATGCCGTGGCTCGCGCTGCACCCCGCAGCGCCGGGTGGGCGGGCGCCGGGACAGCATGGCGGATTCCTGGGGCACTCGTACGACCCCTTTCTGATCGAAGGGGACCCCAGCCGCGACGACTGGAGCGTGCCGGCCCTGTCTTTGGCAGACGGAATCTCATCCGAGCGGTTGCTGCGGCGAAAGTCGCTGCTGGCCGAGATCGACGAACAGCGCCGCCGGCTGGAACAGTCTGCGCTGGGACGGGTCGTCGACGAGCAGCAGGAGACCGCCTTCGGACTCCTCACCTCACCGGACGTTCGCCGGGCCTTCGACATTGCCGAGGAACCGGACGACGTGCGTGAGCGGTACGGAAAGAACATTCACGGCCAGTGCGTGCTGATGGCACGGCGGCTGATCGAGCATGGCGTTCAACTCGTCTCGATCAACTGGCACAACGATGGCCGCAACTTCTGGGACACGCACGGCAACAACTTCAACCGGCTCAAGGACGACCTCATCCCGCCGTCCGATCGGGCGCTGGCGGCCCTCCTCGACGATCTCGAAGTGCGGGGACTGCTGGAAGACACGCTGGTCGTCTGGGTGGGAGAGTTCGGTCGTTCCCCAAACATCAACAAGAGCACCGGTCGGGAGCATCATCCGTACTGCTACAGCGGCCTGCTCGCCGGCGGCGGCATTCGGGGCGGGGCGGTCTACGGGGAGAGTGATGCGACGGCGCGGTATCCGGCGACGAATCCGGTGACGCCGCACGACTTCAATGCCACGATCATGCACGCACTCGGGATCGATCCGCACGCGACGCTGCCGGACCGGACCGGGCGACCCCGTCCGCTGTACGGCGGAACGCCGCTGGAAACGCTGTTCGGGTAG
- a CDS encoding 7-carboxy-7-deazaguanine synthase QueE, translated as MYICELFHSVQGEGRYAGVPSVFIRTSGCNLRCWFCDTPYSSWDPQGEHRSLDDLLSTVENYHCNHVVITGGEPMLVRDVVPLTRALSEAGHVITIETAGTVDLPVVADLMSISPKLSNSTPHGTDWAERHEQRRDRPEVIRRLIGDYDYQFKFVIDHESDLAEVEQYVARFPEIDPAKVLLMPQATEADVLREKNAWLGPAAEERGWGVSPRLHIELFGNTPGT; from the coding sequence ATGTACATCTGCGAACTGTTTCATTCCGTGCAGGGAGAAGGTCGCTACGCGGGCGTGCCCAGCGTGTTCATCCGCACGAGCGGCTGCAACCTGCGGTGCTGGTTCTGCGATACGCCCTATTCCTCCTGGGACCCACAGGGGGAACATCGCTCGCTCGACGACCTGCTCAGCACCGTCGAAAACTACCACTGCAACCACGTCGTCATCACCGGTGGCGAACCGATGCTGGTGCGCGACGTGGTGCCGCTCACTCGGGCGCTCAGCGAGGCCGGGCACGTCATCACCATCGAGACCGCCGGCACCGTCGACCTTCCCGTTGTGGCCGACCTGATGTCGATCAGCCCGAAACTGTCGAACTCGACGCCGCACGGCACCGACTGGGCGGAGCGACACGAACAGCGGCGGGACCGGCCGGAAGTGATCCGGCGGCTGATCGGCGACTACGACTATCAGTTCAAGTTCGTGATCGACCACGAAAGCGACCTGGCCGAGGTCGAACAGTACGTGGCCCGGTTCCCCGAAATCGACCCTGCGAAAGTCCTGCTCATGCCGCAGGCGACCGAAGCCGACGTGCTGCGTGAGAAGAACGCATGGCTCGGGCCGGCGGCAGAGGAACGGGGGTGGGGCGTCTCACCACGCCTGCACATCGAACTGTTCGGGAACACACCCGGCACGTAG
- a CDS encoding MBL fold metallo-hydrolase, translating into MHYEDARSWQAPPAPTLPWPVVGKLLGRSSKCPPGPPAPVVAPDLSLIHAADGPPRWTWLGHSSFLLQIAGQGILIDPVFSSAIGSRCRRHVPPGLSWQQLPSIGTVLITRSRPDHLDPATIARLPRSATVLVPRGLGPWFCRRRFDCVIELDWWDRVRVGRLQYTFVPAGRGSRASLLHSPWLQGGGFVLESEETSVYHAGDCRWSEGFEPIGRRFPDLDAALLPVGGDRSAWRHRPQRPTPAEVCHAFLQTGARRLVPMRWGTFQLCSEPLSAPVEQLRLHCREQPFPAGRELHVPAIGACVPLV; encoded by the coding sequence ATGCATTACGAGGATGCACGAAGCTGGCAGGCTCCGCCGGCACCAACGCTGCCGTGGCCGGTCGTGGGCAAGCTGCTGGGGCGATCGTCGAAATGCCCGCCCGGGCCACCCGCTCCCGTCGTTGCTCCCGACCTGTCGCTGATCCATGCCGCCGACGGGCCGCCGCGATGGACCTGGCTGGGGCACTCGTCGTTTCTGCTACAGATCGCAGGGCAGGGGATCCTGATCGATCCCGTCTTTTCGTCCGCGATCGGATCCCGTTGCCGCCGCCACGTGCCTCCCGGCCTTTCGTGGCAGCAACTTCCTTCGATCGGGACGGTGCTGATTACCCGATCCCGCCCGGACCACCTCGACCCGGCCACGATCGCCAGACTTCCCCGGTCAGCAACCGTTCTCGTGCCGCGCGGGCTCGGACCGTGGTTCTGCCGCCGACGGTTCGACTGCGTGATCGAACTGGACTGGTGGGACCGTGTGCGGGTGGGACGGCTGCAGTATACGTTCGTGCCGGCAGGTAGAGGATCGCGGGCCTCGCTGCTGCATTCGCCCTGGCTGCAGGGCGGGGGTTTCGTCCTCGAAAGTGAAGAAACTTCCGTCTATCACGCCGGCGACTGCCGGTGGTCGGAGGGATTCGAACCGATCGGCCGACGCTTTCCCGATCTCGATGCGGCCCTGCTTCCGGTCGGAGGAGATCGTTCAGCATGGCGGCACCGACCGCAGCGGCCGACGCCGGCAGAGGTCTGTCATGCTTTCCTGCAGACAGGAGCCCGCCGCCTCGTGCCGATGCGTTGGGGAACCTTTCAGCTCTGCAGCGAGCCGCTGTCGGCCCCGGTCGAACAGCTGCGGCTGCACTGCCGCGAGCAGCCGTTCCCCGCCGGACGCGAGCTGCACGTACCGGCGATCGGGGCCTGCGTACCGCTGGTCTGA
- a CDS encoding 3-deoxy-D-manno-octulosonic acid transferase, with product MIGLLLNLLYLFGALLASPLILYRIVVQGKNRDGWAEKLFGQVPLRTSEAPCVWFHAVSVGEVLLLQTLVQQLRDERPDLECWISTTTSTGRAVAREKYPDARVFYFPFDFTWAVRRAIARVRPDLVALVELELWPNFIREVSRRDIPLAMVNGRMSDRSFRGYRRLRPLMKRVFASFDRLAVQADEYGQRLVELGSRPEAVIVTGSVKFDGVQRDRHHPLTAELRSAFGLPPDARVFIAGSTQAPEEEIALSTYRQLQEEFPDLRLILVPRHKERFNEVADLVKRAGLPLRRRTQTLSFTTVPPTDASSERPVLLLDTLGELAACWGLADIAFVGGSLTKRGGQNMIEPAAYGAAVLFGPNTQHFRQVVQLLLSADAARVVCDGAELTSAVRDYLQNPLAARRMGEAARRLVFTQQGATERTVEVLRSLLPDSRQESKSRREKRFAA from the coding sequence GTGATCGGCCTGCTTCTCAATCTGCTCTATCTGTTCGGCGCTCTGCTCGCGAGCCCGCTGATTCTCTATCGCATCGTGGTGCAGGGGAAGAACCGGGACGGCTGGGCGGAGAAGCTGTTCGGCCAGGTGCCGCTGCGGACCTCCGAGGCCCCATGCGTCTGGTTTCATGCCGTCAGCGTCGGCGAAGTCCTGCTGTTGCAGACGCTTGTGCAGCAGCTGCGCGACGAGCGACCGGACCTGGAATGCTGGATCAGCACGACCACATCGACCGGCCGGGCGGTGGCGCGGGAGAAGTACCCGGACGCGAGAGTCTTCTACTTCCCGTTCGACTTCACCTGGGCCGTGCGACGGGCAATCGCGCGCGTTCGGCCCGATCTGGTGGCCCTGGTGGAACTTGAACTGTGGCCGAACTTTATCCGGGAGGTGAGTCGCCGCGACATTCCCCTCGCCATGGTGAATGGACGGATGAGCGATCGCAGCTTCCGGGGCTATCGCCGCCTGCGACCGCTGATGAAGCGGGTCTTCGCGTCCTTCGATCGGCTGGCCGTGCAGGCGGACGAGTATGGCCAGCGACTGGTCGAACTGGGCTCCCGGCCCGAAGCAGTGATCGTGACCGGTTCGGTAAAGTTCGACGGCGTCCAGAGGGATCGGCACCATCCCCTTACGGCAGAACTCCGTTCGGCATTTGGTCTTCCGCCCGATGCACGCGTGTTCATCGCCGGCAGTACCCAAGCACCGGAAGAAGAAATCGCACTTTCGACGTATCGTCAGTTGCAGGAGGAGTTTCCGGACTTACGGCTGATTCTGGTCCCGCGGCACAAGGAACGGTTCAATGAGGTCGCCGACTTGGTGAAACGGGCGGGCCTCCCTCTCCGCAGGCGCACGCAAACACTTTCGTTCACTACAGTTCCGCCAACGGACGCATCCTCGGAACGACCGGTGCTGCTACTGGATACACTCGGCGAACTGGCAGCCTGCTGGGGTCTGGCGGACATTGCCTTTGTCGGAGGGAGCCTGACGAAACGGGGCGGACAGAATATGATCGAACCGGCGGCATACGGTGCCGCCGTCCTGTTCGGGCCGAACACGCAGCATTTTCGACAGGTCGTTCAACTGCTGCTCTCTGCGGATGCCGCACGCGTCGTCTGTGACGGCGCGGAACTGACGTCTGCGGTCCGGGACTATCTCCAGAATCCTCTTGCGGCCCGTCGGATGGGTGAGGCGGCCCGCCGTCTCGTCTTCACCCAGCAGGGAGCAACGGAACGGACGGTGGAAGTGCTCCGCTCGCTGCTGCCAGACAGCAGACAGGAGAGCAAGTCCCGGCGCGAAAAGCGGTTTGCGGCCTGA
- the metK gene encoding methionine adenosyltransferase — translation MSQYIFTSESVSMGHPDKVSDQVSDAVLDAVLAQDPKSRVACETLCTTDFLCLAGEITTNAKVDYAQVARDVVRDIGYTSDDVGFNADTCEVLVKLHEQSGDIAMGVDKEGAGDQGLMFGYACNQTEEYMPLPIALSHRILNRLTDVRRNGDVDWLLPDSKSQVSIRYEDGRPTGVTAVVVSTQHRDTIEQPQIHEYVINDVIKEVVPANLLSDDTKYHINPTGRFVIGGPHGDAGLTGRKIIVDTYGGWGRHGGGAFSGKDSTKVDRSAAYMARYVAKNIVAAGLATECEVQLAYAIGVVDPVSIRVDTMGTGDVPEEKIEAAVREIFPLNPLGIINHLQLRRPIFRKTAWGGHFGRSDADFTWEATDKAAELRSAVGLSSDLPEPQFVVA, via the coding sequence ATGTCGCAGTACATCTTCACCAGCGAATCGGTCAGTATGGGTCACCCGGACAAGGTCTCCGACCAGGTGTCCGATGCCGTGCTCGACGCTGTTCTCGCCCAGGATCCCAAGTCGCGCGTCGCCTGCGAGACCCTCTGCACGACCGACTTCCTCTGCCTCGCTGGTGAAATCACCACGAACGCGAAGGTCGACTACGCCCAGGTTGCCCGCGACGTCGTGCGCGACATCGGCTACACCAGTGACGATGTTGGCTTTAACGCCGACACCTGCGAAGTGCTCGTCAAGCTGCACGAGCAGAGCGGCGACATCGCCATGGGTGTCGACAAGGAAGGCGCCGGCGACCAGGGTCTGATGTTCGGCTATGCCTGCAACCAGACCGAAGAGTACATGCCGCTGCCGATCGCCCTTTCGCACCGCATCCTCAACCGGCTGACGGACGTTCGCCGCAACGGCGATGTCGACTGGCTGCTGCCCGACAGCAAGAGTCAGGTCTCGATCCGCTACGAAGATGGCCGCCCGACCGGCGTTACCGCCGTCGTGGTCTCGACACAGCATCGTGACACGATCGAGCAGCCGCAGATTCACGAGTACGTGATCAACGACGTCATCAAGGAGGTCGTCCCGGCAAACCTGCTCTCGGATGACACGAAGTACCACATCAACCCGACCGGCCGCTTCGTCATCGGTGGTCCTCACGGTGATGCCGGCCTGACCGGCCGCAAGATCATCGTCGACACCTACGGCGGCTGGGGCCGTCATGGTGGTGGTGCCTTCAGCGGCAAGGACTCGACCAAGGTCGACCGTTCGGCCGCCTACATGGCCCGTTACGTGGCGAAGAACATCGTTGCCGCCGGCCTGGCGACCGAGTGCGAAGTGCAGCTCGCCTACGCGATCGGCGTTGTCGATCCGGTGAGCATCCGGGTGGATACCATGGGAACCGGAGACGTGCCGGAAGAGAAGATCGAAGCGGCCGTTCGCGAAATCTTCCCGCTCAATCCGCTGGGAATCATCAACCACCTGCAGCTGCGTCGCCCGATCTTCCGCAAGACCGCCTGGGGTGGTCACTTCGGCCGCAGCGACGCCGACTTCACCTGGGAAGCGACCGACAAGGCCGCCGAACTCCGCAGTGCCGTTGGCCTGAGCAGCGACCTGCCCGAGCCGCAGTTCGTCGTGGCCTGA
- a CDS encoding formylmethanofuran dehydrogenase subunit B has translation MRDVACTVCGCVCDDLIVTTAAGRIVRAEGACALAEPWFHAQGDQQPSVCCLNGEAANVDSAVGTAAAILSDASNPLIYGLSRSSTSGQRAAVALGDRLGAIVDTTASRCHAPSIMALQQVGESTCSLGEVRQRSDVVVYWGANPLRSHPRHLERYAGEPKGTCVPRGREDRHIVVVDPNVTETAAIADTHLQVAPGRDFELLWDLRARLAGLPADASATHGVPAETVDAFAERIRNARYGIVFFGLGLTRQQNGHRDVEALLQMVRDAHRHTRWSARRMRIPGDVAGADSVLCWQTGFPFSVDFSRGYPRYNPGEFSANELLERGDVDACLLLGCDGIGQFSDAAMARLETIPTIVFDDATVETSWVPDVRFTTAAYGIHLPGTAYRMDEVPIPLRPVLETEYPSDEEILQQIDARLTVRR, from the coding sequence GTGCGTGACGTCGCCTGCACGGTCTGCGGGTGCGTCTGTGATGATCTGATCGTAACCACCGCTGCCGGACGGATCGTGCGCGCTGAAGGTGCCTGTGCGCTGGCGGAACCGTGGTTTCACGCGCAGGGGGATCAGCAACCATCCGTCTGTTGTCTCAATGGGGAGGCCGCGAACGTCGATTCGGCCGTGGGAACTGCCGCAGCAATCCTCTCTGACGCGTCCAATCCCCTCATCTACGGCCTGTCGCGCAGCAGCACGTCCGGCCAGCGGGCGGCCGTTGCTCTGGGTGACCGTCTCGGAGCGATCGTCGACACGACCGCCTCACGCTGCCACGCCCCGTCGATCATGGCGCTGCAGCAGGTCGGCGAAAGCACGTGCAGTCTGGGAGAAGTGCGGCAGCGCAGCGACGTGGTCGTCTACTGGGGGGCGAACCCTCTCCGCAGTCACCCTCGGCACCTCGAGCGGTATGCGGGGGAACCGAAAGGAACGTGCGTGCCTCGCGGGCGCGAAGACAGGCACATTGTCGTCGTCGATCCGAACGTGACCGAAACCGCCGCCATTGCCGACACCCATCTGCAGGTGGCCCCGGGACGCGACTTCGAACTGCTTTGGGATCTGCGGGCACGGCTGGCGGGGCTGCCGGCAGATGCGTCTGCAACTCACGGTGTTCCTGCCGAAACCGTCGACGCGTTTGCCGAGCGAATCCGCAATGCCCGCTACGGCATCGTGTTCTTCGGCCTGGGTCTGACGCGGCAGCAGAACGGTCATCGCGATGTCGAAGCGCTGCTGCAGATGGTGCGCGATGCCCATCGGCATACACGCTGGTCGGCCCGCCGGATGCGCATCCCGGGCGACGTTGCCGGTGCCGACAGCGTCCTCTGCTGGCAGACCGGTTTCCCTTTCAGCGTCGACTTCAGCCGCGGGTATCCCCGCTACAATCCCGGCGAGTTCTCGGCGAACGAACTGCTCGAACGGGGAGACGTCGACGCCTGTCTGCTGCTGGGATGCGACGGCATCGGGCAGTTCAGCGACGCGGCCATGGCGCGACTCGAAACGATCCCGACAATCGTCTTCGATGACGCGACGGTGGAGACGTCCTGGGTTCCAGACGTCCGCTTTACGACGGCCGCTTACGGCATACATCTGCCCGGCACAGCGTACCGTATGGACGAGGTGCCGATCCCGCTGCGGCCCGTTCTCGAAACGGAGTATCCGAGTGACGAAGAGATCCTGCAGCAGATCGATGCCCGGCTGACAGTGCGGCGCTGA